The following are encoded together in the Zingiber officinale cultivar Zhangliang chromosome 8A, Zo_v1.1, whole genome shotgun sequence genome:
- the LOC122007882 gene encoding maspardin-like isoform X2: protein MKAGVSQAPGDYVYFKSQVPLHKISIGNKQWRYYDFGPKSVPPLICIPGIAGTADVYYKQIMSLSIKGYRVISVDIPRIWNHMEWVQSFEKFLDTLSIYHIHLYGTSLGGFLALVFAQHRPRRVKSLVLSNTFLETHKFAAAMPWSPIVNWTPAFLLKRYILSGIRDGSHEPFIADSIDFVVGQVEILSSDDLSSRLKLNVNAASVGPLSLSDSFITIMDQLKDQVSERFPGARRAILKTGGDFPFLSRPDEVNLYLQLHLRRVGVEAQLDNQPGTSKDDGADQSTDDNQGGNNFDSLPGQRNDGANDGAYQPKTSGQNGDNNGSDETKSSGPNTDNTSGSVLSSEDIGIMKEFMAFQLLVQASLFPVILQHQMGAFSVSCKMLFNV from the exons ATGAAGGCAGGCGTCTCGCAGGCGCCGGGGGATTACGTCTACTTCAAGTCGCAAGTACCTCTCCACAAAATCTCC ATTGGTAACAAGCAATGGAGATACTATGACTTTGGTCCTAAATCAGTGCCTCCTCTTATTTGCATCCCTGGAATTGCAGGAACTGCAGATGTCTATTACAAACAGATAATGTCACTTTCCATAAAG GGTTACCGAGTGATTTCAGTTGATATACCGCGCATTTGGAATCACATGGAGTGGGTTCAGTCATTTGAGAAATTCCTGGATACGCTTAGTATCTATCAT ATACATCTTTATGGAACTTCACTTGGTGGATTCCTTGCATTAGTCTTTGCGCAACATCGACCAAGGCGAGTTAAGTCGCTTGTTCTTTCAAACACATTTTTGGAGACGCACAAGTTTGCAGCTGCCATGCCATGGTCTCCTat TGTTAACTGGACGCCTGCTTTTCTGTTGAAGCGATACATCTTATCAGGAATCCGTGATGGTTCACATGAACCATTCATTGCTGACTCTATAGATTTTGTTGTTGGCCAG GTGGAGATTTTATCAAGTGATGATTTATCCTCAAGGCTAAAGTTGAATGTTAATGCTGCATCAGTTGGACCTCTTTCGCTCTCAGATTCCTTCATCACAATCATGGAT CAGCTGAAAGATCAAGTGAGTGAAAGGTTTCCTGGAGCTAGGCGAGCCATACTGAAGACAGGTGGtgatttccctttcctttctcgTCCAGATGAGGTGAACCTATACCTTCAG CTCCATCTAAGACGAGTAGGGGTTGAAGCACAGCTAGATAATCAACCAGGAACTTCGAAAGATGATGGTGCTGATCAGTCCACTGATGATAACCAGGGGGGAAACAATTTTGACAGTCTTCCTGGACAAAGAAATGACGGAGCTAATGATGGTGCCTATCAACCCAAAACTTCTGGACAAAATGGGGATAACAATGGTTCTGATGAAACCAAATCATCGGGCCCTAACACAGACAACACCAGTGGAAGTGTTTTAAGCAGTGAAGACATTGGCATCATGAAGGAATTCATGGCCTTCCAACTGCTTGTCCAAGCATCGCTCTTCCCTGTAATTCTGCAACACCAAATGGGTGCATTCTCTGTCAGTTGTAAAATGTTGTTCAATGTTTAG
- the LOC122007882 gene encoding maspardin-like isoform X3, producing MKAGVSQAPGDYVYFKSQVPLHKISIGNKQWRYYDFGPKSVPPLICIPGIAGTADVYYKQIMSLSIKGYRVISVDIPRIWNHMEWVQSFEKFLDTLSIYHIHLYGTSLGGFLALVFAQHRPRRVKSLVLSNTFLETHKFAAAMPWSPIVNWTPAFLLKRYILSGIRDGSHEPFIADSIDFVVGQVEILSSDDLSSRLKLNVNAASVGPLSLSDSFITIMDLKDQVSERFPGARRAILKTGGDFPFLSRPDEVNLYLQLHLRRVGVEAQLDNQPGTSKDDGADQSTDDNQGGNNFDSLPGQRNDGANDGAYQPKTSGQNGDNNGSDETKSSGPNTDNTSGSVLSSEDIGIMKEFMAFQLLVQASLFPVILQHQMGAFSVSCKMLFNV from the exons ATGAAGGCAGGCGTCTCGCAGGCGCCGGGGGATTACGTCTACTTCAAGTCGCAAGTACCTCTCCACAAAATCTCC ATTGGTAACAAGCAATGGAGATACTATGACTTTGGTCCTAAATCAGTGCCTCCTCTTATTTGCATCCCTGGAATTGCAGGAACTGCAGATGTCTATTACAAACAGATAATGTCACTTTCCATAAAG GGTTACCGAGTGATTTCAGTTGATATACCGCGCATTTGGAATCACATGGAGTGGGTTCAGTCATTTGAGAAATTCCTGGATACGCTTAGTATCTATCAT ATACATCTTTATGGAACTTCACTTGGTGGATTCCTTGCATTAGTCTTTGCGCAACATCGACCAAGGCGAGTTAAGTCGCTTGTTCTTTCAAACACATTTTTGGAGACGCACAAGTTTGCAGCTGCCATGCCATGGTCTCCTat TGTTAACTGGACGCCTGCTTTTCTGTTGAAGCGATACATCTTATCAGGAATCCGTGATGGTTCACATGAACCATTCATTGCTGACTCTATAGATTTTGTTGTTGGCCAG GTGGAGATTTTATCAAGTGATGATTTATCCTCAAGGCTAAAGTTGAATGTTAATGCTGCATCAGTTGGACCTCTTTCGCTCTCAGATTCCTTCATCACAATCATGGAT CTGAAAGATCAAGTGAGTGAAAGGTTTCCTGGAGCTAGGCGAGCCATACTGAAGACAGGTGGtgatttccctttcctttctcgTCCAGATGAGGTGAACCTATACCTTCAG CTCCATCTAAGACGAGTAGGGGTTGAAGCACAGCTAGATAATCAACCAGGAACTTCGAAAGATGATGGTGCTGATCAGTCCACTGATGATAACCAGGGGGGAAACAATTTTGACAGTCTTCCTGGACAAAGAAATGACGGAGCTAATGATGGTGCCTATCAACCCAAAACTTCTGGACAAAATGGGGATAACAATGGTTCTGATGAAACCAAATCATCGGGCCCTAACACAGACAACACCAGTGGAAGTGTTTTAAGCAGTGAAGACATTGGCATCATGAAGGAATTCATGGCCTTCCAACTGCTTGTCCAAGCATCGCTCTTCCCTGTAATTCTGCAACACCAAATGGGTGCATTCTCTGTCAGTTGTAAAATGTTGTTCAATGTTTAG
- the LOC122007882 gene encoding maspardin-like isoform X1, with protein sequence MKAGVSQAPGDYVYFKSQVPLHKISIGNKQWRYYDFGPKSVPPLICIPGIAGTADVYYKQIMSLSIKGYRVISVDIPRIWNHMEWVQSFEKFLDTLSIYHIHLYGTSLGGFLALVFAQHRPRRVKSLVLSNTFLETHKFAAAMPWSPIVNWTPAFLLKRYILSGIRDGSHEPFIADSIDFVVGQVEILSSDDLSSRLKLNVNAASVGPLSLSDSFITIMDTNDYCAVPQQLKDQVSERFPGARRAILKTGGDFPFLSRPDEVNLYLQLHLRRVGVEAQLDNQPGTSKDDGADQSTDDNQGGNNFDSLPGQRNDGANDGAYQPKTSGQNGDNNGSDETKSSGPNTDNTSGSVLSSEDIGIMKEFMAFQLLVQASLFPVILQHQMGAFSVSCKMLFNV encoded by the exons ATGAAGGCAGGCGTCTCGCAGGCGCCGGGGGATTACGTCTACTTCAAGTCGCAAGTACCTCTCCACAAAATCTCC ATTGGTAACAAGCAATGGAGATACTATGACTTTGGTCCTAAATCAGTGCCTCCTCTTATTTGCATCCCTGGAATTGCAGGAACTGCAGATGTCTATTACAAACAGATAATGTCACTTTCCATAAAG GGTTACCGAGTGATTTCAGTTGATATACCGCGCATTTGGAATCACATGGAGTGGGTTCAGTCATTTGAGAAATTCCTGGATACGCTTAGTATCTATCAT ATACATCTTTATGGAACTTCACTTGGTGGATTCCTTGCATTAGTCTTTGCGCAACATCGACCAAGGCGAGTTAAGTCGCTTGTTCTTTCAAACACATTTTTGGAGACGCACAAGTTTGCAGCTGCCATGCCATGGTCTCCTat TGTTAACTGGACGCCTGCTTTTCTGTTGAAGCGATACATCTTATCAGGAATCCGTGATGGTTCACATGAACCATTCATTGCTGACTCTATAGATTTTGTTGTTGGCCAG GTGGAGATTTTATCAAGTGATGATTTATCCTCAAGGCTAAAGTTGAATGTTAATGCTGCATCAGTTGGACCTCTTTCGCTCTCAGATTCCTTCATCACAATCATGGAT ACAAATGACTACTGTGCTGTTCCTCAGCAGCTGAAAGATCAAGTGAGTGAAAGGTTTCCTGGAGCTAGGCGAGCCATACTGAAGACAGGTGGtgatttccctttcctttctcgTCCAGATGAGGTGAACCTATACCTTCAG CTCCATCTAAGACGAGTAGGGGTTGAAGCACAGCTAGATAATCAACCAGGAACTTCGAAAGATGATGGTGCTGATCAGTCCACTGATGATAACCAGGGGGGAAACAATTTTGACAGTCTTCCTGGACAAAGAAATGACGGAGCTAATGATGGTGCCTATCAACCCAAAACTTCTGGACAAAATGGGGATAACAATGGTTCTGATGAAACCAAATCATCGGGCCCTAACACAGACAACACCAGTGGAAGTGTTTTAAGCAGTGAAGACATTGGCATCATGAAGGAATTCATGGCCTTCCAACTGCTTGTCCAAGCATCGCTCTTCCCTGTAATTCTGCAACACCAAATGGGTGCATTCTCTGTCAGTTGTAAAATGTTGTTCAATGTTTAG
- the LOC122007882 gene encoding maspardin-like isoform X4 encodes MSLSIKGYRVISVDIPRIWNHMEWVQSFEKFLDTLSIYHIHLYGTSLGGFLALVFAQHRPRRVKSLVLSNTFLETHKFAAAMPWSPIVNWTPAFLLKRYILSGIRDGSHEPFIADSIDFVVGQVEILSSDDLSSRLKLNVNAASVGPLSLSDSFITIMDTNDYCAVPQQLKDQVSERFPGARRAILKTGGDFPFLSRPDEVNLYLQLHLRRVGVEAQLDNQPGTSKDDGADQSTDDNQGGNNFDSLPGQRNDGANDGAYQPKTSGQNGDNNGSDETKSSGPNTDNTSGSVLSSEDIGIMKEFMAFQLLVQASLFPVILQHQMGAFSVSCKMLFNV; translated from the exons ATGTCACTTTCCATAAAG GGTTACCGAGTGATTTCAGTTGATATACCGCGCATTTGGAATCACATGGAGTGGGTTCAGTCATTTGAGAAATTCCTGGATACGCTTAGTATCTATCAT ATACATCTTTATGGAACTTCACTTGGTGGATTCCTTGCATTAGTCTTTGCGCAACATCGACCAAGGCGAGTTAAGTCGCTTGTTCTTTCAAACACATTTTTGGAGACGCACAAGTTTGCAGCTGCCATGCCATGGTCTCCTat TGTTAACTGGACGCCTGCTTTTCTGTTGAAGCGATACATCTTATCAGGAATCCGTGATGGTTCACATGAACCATTCATTGCTGACTCTATAGATTTTGTTGTTGGCCAG GTGGAGATTTTATCAAGTGATGATTTATCCTCAAGGCTAAAGTTGAATGTTAATGCTGCATCAGTTGGACCTCTTTCGCTCTCAGATTCCTTCATCACAATCATGGAT ACAAATGACTACTGTGCTGTTCCTCAGCAGCTGAAAGATCAAGTGAGTGAAAGGTTTCCTGGAGCTAGGCGAGCCATACTGAAGACAGGTGGtgatttccctttcctttctcgTCCAGATGAGGTGAACCTATACCTTCAG CTCCATCTAAGACGAGTAGGGGTTGAAGCACAGCTAGATAATCAACCAGGAACTTCGAAAGATGATGGTGCTGATCAGTCCACTGATGATAACCAGGGGGGAAACAATTTTGACAGTCTTCCTGGACAAAGAAATGACGGAGCTAATGATGGTGCCTATCAACCCAAAACTTCTGGACAAAATGGGGATAACAATGGTTCTGATGAAACCAAATCATCGGGCCCTAACACAGACAACACCAGTGGAAGTGTTTTAAGCAGTGAAGACATTGGCATCATGAAGGAATTCATGGCCTTCCAACTGCTTGTCCAAGCATCGCTCTTCCCTGTAATTCTGCAACACCAAATGGGTGCATTCTCTGTCAGTTGTAAAATGTTGTTCAATGTTTAG